A genomic segment from Methanoplanus limicola DSM 2279 encodes:
- the ftsZ gene encoding cell division protein FtsZ has protein sequence MKSIVEEALARSREDTEMIVDRPYSSEDEDLEEILKSLRTRITVVGCGGGGSNTISRMAEEGIDGATLYALNTDAQHLIRTKADYRILIGRKRTKGFGAGSVPQVGEEAALENEEEIKAKLAESDMVFITAGLGGGTGTGSAPVIARAAREEGALTIAIVTLPFTVEGAIRAENAEAGLERLRDVADTVIVVPNDRLLEVVPNLPLHAAFKVSDEVLMRAVKGITELITQPGLVNLDFADVRTVMERGGVAMIGMGESDSEDKAADSVKKALRSPLLDVDISNATAALVNVVGGPDMTMKEAEGVVQEVYERIDPDARIIWGAQIDPDMHHKMRTMLVVTGVSSPQIYGKGDEYSQKPASREYDIDFLR, from the coding sequence ATGAAATCAATAGTGGAAGAGGCGCTGGCAAGGAGCAGGGAGGATACCGAAATGATTGTTGATCGTCCCTACAGCAGCGAGGATGAGGATCTGGAGGAGATTCTCAAATCACTCAGGACAAGAATTACAGTTGTAGGCTGTGGCGGAGGCGGATCTAACACCATTTCAAGAATGGCAGAAGAGGGTATTGACGGTGCAACCCTGTATGCACTTAATACCGATGCACAGCACCTAATCAGAACAAAGGCAGATTACCGGATCCTCATCGGCAGGAAGAGAACAAAGGGATTTGGTGCAGGTTCTGTCCCGCAGGTGGGAGAGGAAGCGGCGCTTGAAAACGAAGAGGAGATTAAGGCAAAGCTTGCAGAGAGCGATATGGTCTTCATCACTGCCGGGCTTGGAGGAGGAACAGGCACAGGTTCTGCGCCGGTAATCGCACGGGCCGCAAGAGAAGAGGGCGCACTCACCATCGCAATTGTAACCCTGCCTTTCACGGTTGAGGGCGCGATAAGGGCCGAGAATGCCGAAGCCGGTCTTGAGAGGCTGCGCGATGTTGCAGATACTGTCATAGTGGTTCCGAATGACAGACTTCTGGAAGTTGTACCCAACCTCCCACTGCATGCAGCCTTCAAAGTATCCGATGAAGTTTTGATGCGTGCCGTCAAAGGTATTACAGAACTTATCACTCAGCCAGGTCTTGTCAACCTTGATTTCGCCGATGTCCGTACAGTTATGGAACGCGGAGGAGTGGCAATGATAGGTATGGGTGAGAGTGACAGTGAGGACAAAGCGGCTGATTCAGTCAAGAAGGCACTCAGATCTCCGCTTCTCGATGTGGACATATCCAATGCAACAGCTGCACTTGTAAATGTAGTCGGCGGCCCTGATATGACAATGAAGGAAGCCGAAGGTGTTGTACAGGAAGTCTATGAGAGGATAGACCCTGATGCACGTATTATCTGGGGAGCACAGATTGATCCGGATATGCACCATAAGATGAGAACCATGCTTGTGGTTACAGGCGTAAGTTCGCCACAGATTTACGGGAAGGGTGATGAGTATTCACAAAAGCCCGCATCCCGCGAGTACGATATAGACTTTCTCAGGTGA
- the ileS gene encoding isoleucine--tRNA ligase produces the protein MKEVTSSFNAKEVEGEVLKFWTENDTYGKVKELRREGDDYFFVDGPPYTTGHIHLGTAWNKILKDTILRYRRMCGLNVTDRAGYDMHGLPIEVRVENELGFKSKKDIEKFGISEFIEKCRDFAVTHKDIMSDQFKALGIWMDFDNPYQTITPDYVEAAWWALKKADEKNLLETGSRVVNWCPRCETAIADSEVEYWDEQDPSIYVKFPVKGAEKEYLVIWTTTPWTLPANVAVAVREDFVYVKVLAEKEGLSEYLWIAEDLAEEVLKKGRYKDFSVVEKKTGAELAGTEYESPLAEFVPRQKEVAHRVVVADHVTLENTGMVHTAPGHGWDDYLVGQKENLDSLCPVDGRGIFTAEAGVFAGLFVKDADAKVLEALGDHLLREMKIVHRYGHCWRCKTPIISLATEQWFIAIPKIKEQMLDEIAKVKWYPEWAGSARFHDFVADARDWCISRQRYWGIPIPVWKCDTCGNHDTFGTMAELNEKAGSNLTDPHRPYVDEITYSCSCGGTMKRVEDIFDVWFDSAMASWATIGYPGKTDEFEKLWPADFITEGQDQTRGWFYSQLGASTIAFDRSPYKSVMMHGFALDSDGRKMSKSFGNVVTPEEVIEKVGVDVLRLYIMSASAPWDDLKFNWEGIRTTNRAANILWNVYRFPLPYMILDSFVPETDVTGIWDGRYVRENFASMPDEDRWIISRVNTVASEVTGYIENCELHRATRTLISCILEDISRWYVQLVRSRMWLEEDSVSKKQAYETMYYVMRRLSGLLAPFTPHISEKIYSNLRSDADPASVHMLDWFAGDDSLKEASAEAEMAVVRSFDDAVATARQDGRRKLRWPVAEAIVITDSEVAEAAVVRLNELCCQRANARKVTVVKGAWDRMGVKAEPVMRAIGPEFGKEGPKVKAAIEGVDAAMLKREIGANGSAEISGYAITDKHVAFEEELPENVFSAKMDGGIVCVDVTLDDDLIAEGYSREVIRRIQEMRKQLDLQVDDSINAVVQVEDDKILNLVSGWKKTIMNEVRAKSLEFSGMGDIEASLVQDWDVEGIKMNIGISGLS, from the coding sequence TTGAAAGAGGTGACAAGCAGCTTTAATGCAAAAGAGGTGGAAGGCGAGGTCTTAAAATTCTGGACCGAAAACGACACCTACGGTAAAGTTAAGGAACTAAGACGTGAAGGAGACGATTACTTCTTCGTTGACGGTCCTCCTTATACGACCGGACATATCCATCTTGGTACTGCGTGGAATAAGATCCTTAAGGATACAATTCTGCGCTACAGGAGGATGTGCGGATTAAATGTGACTGACCGTGCAGGTTATGACATGCACGGACTGCCGATTGAGGTCCGCGTTGAAAATGAACTTGGTTTTAAGTCCAAGAAGGATATCGAGAAGTTTGGCATATCCGAATTCATTGAGAAGTGCAGGGACTTTGCAGTCACGCATAAGGATATTATGTCTGACCAGTTCAAAGCGCTCGGCATCTGGATGGATTTTGACAACCCGTACCAGACAATAACTCCTGACTATGTGGAGGCGGCATGGTGGGCGCTTAAGAAAGCGGATGAGAAAAATCTTCTTGAAACCGGTTCACGTGTTGTGAACTGGTGCCCGCGCTGCGAGACTGCGATTGCAGACTCTGAGGTTGAGTACTGGGATGAGCAGGACCCGTCAATATATGTCAAATTCCCGGTGAAAGGTGCAGAGAAGGAGTACCTTGTCATCTGGACGACAACTCCGTGGACACTGCCGGCAAATGTTGCCGTTGCTGTCAGAGAGGATTTTGTCTATGTGAAAGTCCTTGCAGAGAAGGAGGGCCTGTCGGAGTATCTCTGGATTGCCGAGGACCTCGCTGAGGAAGTCCTTAAGAAAGGAAGATATAAGGACTTTTCAGTAGTGGAGAAGAAGACCGGTGCAGAACTTGCCGGAACCGAATATGAATCTCCGCTTGCTGAGTTTGTACCAAGGCAAAAGGAGGTCGCACACAGGGTTGTTGTGGCAGATCACGTAACTCTTGAGAATACCGGAATGGTTCATACTGCACCGGGGCACGGCTGGGATGACTATCTCGTCGGACAGAAGGAGAATCTTGATTCCCTGTGCCCTGTTGACGGAAGGGGTATCTTTACAGCAGAGGCCGGAGTTTTTGCCGGACTTTTTGTAAAGGACGCTGACGCAAAGGTTCTTGAAGCGCTCGGCGATCATCTCCTGCGTGAGATGAAGATTGTGCACAGATACGGGCACTGCTGGCGCTGTAAGACCCCGATTATCTCTCTTGCCACTGAACAGTGGTTTATTGCAATCCCGAAGATCAAAGAGCAGATGCTTGATGAAATTGCAAAGGTGAAGTGGTATCCTGAATGGGCAGGCAGTGCAAGATTCCACGATTTTGTCGCTGATGCAAGAGACTGGTGCATATCCAGGCAGAGATACTGGGGCATTCCGATTCCGGTATGGAAGTGCGACACCTGCGGTAATCATGACACTTTCGGCACCATGGCCGAACTGAATGAGAAGGCAGGCTCAAACCTTACTGATCCTCACCGCCCGTATGTGGATGAGATCACATACTCCTGCTCATGCGGCGGGACTATGAAGCGGGTTGAGGATATATTCGATGTCTGGTTCGACTCCGCGATGGCCTCATGGGCGACAATAGGCTACCCCGGAAAAACCGATGAGTTTGAGAAACTCTGGCCGGCGGATTTCATAACCGAAGGTCAGGACCAGACCAGAGGGTGGTTCTACTCACAGCTCGGCGCCTCAACGATTGCCTTTGACAGGTCACCTTACAAGAGTGTGATGATGCACGGTTTTGCCCTGGATTCTGACGGCCGGAAGATGAGCAAGTCGTTTGGAAACGTTGTAACGCCTGAGGAGGTCATTGAGAAGGTCGGTGTTGATGTGCTCAGGCTTTACATCATGTCTGCAAGCGCACCATGGGACGATCTCAAGTTCAACTGGGAGGGCATCAGGACAACAAACCGTGCGGCAAATATTCTGTGGAATGTGTACCGCTTCCCGCTTCCGTATATGATCCTTGACTCTTTCGTACCGGAAACAGATGTGACGGGCATCTGGGACGGCAGGTATGTCAGGGAGAATTTCGCGTCAATGCCTGATGAGGATCGCTGGATCATCTCAAGAGTCAATACTGTTGCATCCGAAGTAACCGGTTACATCGAAAACTGCGAGCTTCACCGTGCAACCCGGACGCTTATCTCCTGTATTCTTGAGGACATCTCCAGGTGGTATGTGCAGCTTGTCCGGTCAAGGATGTGGCTTGAGGAGGATTCGGTGAGCAAGAAGCAGGCATATGAGACTATGTACTATGTCATGAGGAGGCTTTCAGGCCTGCTTGCACCGTTCACTCCGCATATATCCGAGAAGATATACAGCAACCTGAGATCAGACGCCGACCCTGCAAGCGTTCATATGCTTGACTGGTTTGCAGGTGATGACTCCTTAAAAGAAGCATCAGCTGAGGCTGAGATGGCAGTTGTAAGGTCCTTTGATGACGCTGTTGCTACTGCAAGGCAGGACGGCAGGAGGAAGCTCAGATGGCCTGTTGCAGAGGCTATTGTAATCACAGATTCTGAAGTCGCCGAAGCTGCGGTTGTAAGGCTCAATGAACTCTGCTGCCAGCGTGCCAATGCACGCAAAGTTACGGTTGTTAAGGGTGCATGGGACCGCATGGGCGTAAAGGCTGAACCTGTTATGAGGGCTATAGGGCCTGAGTTTGGAAAGGAGGGGCCGAAGGTCAAAGCCGCAATCGAAGGTGTGGACGCAGCAATGCTTAAGCGTGAAATCGGGGCAAACGGCTCAGCCGAAATCTCCGGCTACGCAATTACAGATAAGCATGTTGCATTTGAAGAGGAGCTCCCGGAGAATGTCTTCTCCGCAAAGATGGACGGGGGCATTGTCTGTGTTGATGTAACACTTGATGACGATCTCATAGCCGAAGGGTACTCAAGGGAGGTCATCAGGAGAATCCAGGAGATGAGAAAGCAGCTTGACCTTCAGGTCGATGACTCAATAAATGCCGTTGTTCAGGTGGAGGATGATAAGATTCTGAATCTGGTCTCCGGATGGAAGAAGACAATAATGAACGAAGTGCGCGCAAAGTCCCTTGAATTCTCCGGGATGGGAGATATTGAAGCGTCCCTTGTCCAGGACTGGGACGTTGAAGGAATAAAGATGAATATCGGAATTTCGGGCCTGTCCTGA
- a CDS encoding 50S ribosomal protein L10, which produces MALYTAHLPQWKRDEVEEIKRHAEEYKLVGLVDFQGIPASQMQQMRRNLRGSAVLKMTRNTLIEHAFAEMGGEIEGINNHIEGHSALIFTNENPFRLYKKLQETMTKMAAKPGEVSPEDITVPKGPTSFPPGPIVGQLQQAGIPAAITGGKVVIRETKTVVKEGEVINAKMADVLSKLDIKPIDVGLSLQIAFYEGTFFEPKTLAIDETEYFNNLVLAAQQAFNLSVNAVIPTATTAGAIIGKAVREARNLGVEAAIYEKDIVELIIGRTQRESLAVKAIVEEN; this is translated from the coding sequence ATGGCATTATATACAGCACACCTGCCGCAGTGGAAAAGGGACGAAGTTGAGGAGATAAAGAGACACGCAGAGGAATACAAACTTGTAGGTCTTGTAGACTTCCAGGGTATCCCTGCAAGCCAGATGCAGCAGATGCGCCGCAACCTTCGTGGAAGCGCAGTGCTTAAGATGACAAGAAACACACTCATCGAGCACGCTTTCGCAGAGATGGGCGGTGAAATCGAAGGCATCAACAACCATATCGAAGGTCACAGCGCTCTTATTTTCACAAACGAAAATCCCTTCAGACTGTACAAAAAACTTCAGGAGACAATGACAAAGATGGCTGCAAAGCCTGGTGAAGTTTCCCCTGAAGATATAACAGTTCCAAAAGGTCCGACATCATTCCCACCGGGACCAATCGTTGGTCAGCTGCAGCAGGCAGGAATTCCTGCGGCAATTACCGGAGGAAAGGTAGTTATTCGTGAAACAAAAACCGTTGTCAAAGAAGGCGAAGTGATCAACGCAAAGATGGCAGACGTACTTTCAAAGCTTGATATAAAGCCAATTGATGTAGGTCTCAGTCTTCAGATTGCTTTCTACGAAGGAACTTTCTTCGAGCCCAAGACACTGGCGATTGATGAGACAGAGTACTTCAACAATCTCGTACTTGCAGCCCAGCAGGCATTTAACCTTTCAGTTAATGCAGTTATCCCGACAGCTACAACAGCAGGGGCAATTATTGGCAAGGCTGTACGCGAGGCACGCAACCTTGGTGTTGAAGCGGCAATATACGAGAAGGATATTGTTGAGCTGATCATAGGACGTACACAGAGAGAATCTCTCGCTGTTAAAGCGATTGTTGAAGAAAATTAA
- a CDS encoding protein translocase SEC61 complex subunit gamma, which translates to MSFNFKFKLDEELFKKYMRVLKLARTPSRDEFQKIAIVAAAGIALIGMIGFILYEIILLIP; encoded by the coding sequence ATGTCATTTAATTTTAAGTTTAAGTTAGACGAAGAACTTTTCAAAAAGTATATGCGTGTTTTAAAACTTGCAAGAACACCATCACGCGACGAATTCCAGAAAATCGCAATAGTTGCGGCGGCAGGTATCGCCCTTATAGGGATGATTGGATTTATCCTCTATGAAATAATCCTTTTAATACCCTGA
- a CDS encoding GntP family permease — protein MDALIILALTLILITALAFSRKVPVFITLVMSALFFGLLAGFDPDIVIKWAIAGMGRVFSGFAVIILSGIVIVRLLSDQNLLSAMMYGINKRIKNPCLSAGILGYLLSVPTTCCITTYMMLAPALKMTGNNLNNTIDGKDRVEEDNYNSADEKRSNTLLYTAAVGSIISYVFIFPTPVTIPLFEAFAPEFPAFSFDLLAVPVSSVSLLVVIWFFCRRFLSKENGASTEEKISKGRDEADDEKIPLKTQAKAWAPFLTFIISIPAGLFLLNLSHVSLMQFIMLLAMMTALILAPDGIRKRSFSDGAKFAGLILFDFCAAGAIGSVISESGLADSAFESMLPVMPVILIPFLTAAMLATAQGSRVVTAVISAEIIGKSVLAEIIHPVPLIMMIIAGTCCISYLTDPYFWLVKKTTGDEIKTVLKNYTLPLACYGIFVFVIAVVLWMFVYQAPQAVA, from the coding sequence ATGGATGCACTCATTATACTCGCCCTCACCCTTATTCTGATAACCGCCCTTGCATTTTCAAGGAAAGTGCCGGTTTTTATCACCCTTGTAATGAGTGCACTCTTCTTTGGCCTTCTCGCCGGATTTGATCCGGATATAGTTATAAAATGGGCCATAGCCGGCATGGGAAGGGTATTTTCCGGATTCGCAGTCATTATACTCTCAGGAATAGTTATTGTCAGGCTGCTATCTGATCAGAATCTTCTCTCTGCCATGATGTACGGGATAAATAAACGGATAAAGAACCCGTGCCTCAGTGCCGGAATTTTAGGTTATCTCCTGTCCGTCCCGACAACCTGCTGTATCACAACATATATGATGCTGGCACCGGCACTGAAGATGACAGGGAACAATCTCAATAATACCATAGATGGTAAGGACAGGGTTGAAGAGGACAATTACAATAGTGCTGATGAAAAGAGATCAAATACCCTGCTGTATACAGCGGCTGTCGGAAGCATAATCTCCTATGTGTTCATATTTCCGACACCGGTGACAATTCCCCTGTTTGAAGCTTTCGCACCGGAATTTCCGGCATTCTCATTTGATCTGCTTGCGGTTCCGGTTTCATCTGTCTCCCTTCTTGTCGTGATCTGGTTTTTCTGCAGGAGATTTCTCTCAAAAGAGAATGGAGCCAGTACTGAAGAGAAGATAAGTAAGGGAAGAGATGAAGCCGATGATGAAAAAATTCCACTTAAAACCCAGGCAAAGGCATGGGCACCTTTCCTTACATTTATAATATCAATCCCGGCAGGGCTTTTTCTGCTGAATCTCTCCCATGTAAGCCTCATGCAGTTCATCATGCTTCTGGCAATGATGACGGCACTCATTCTTGCCCCCGATGGAATCAGAAAACGCAGTTTCTCAGACGGTGCAAAATTTGCAGGGCTTATTCTCTTCGACTTCTGTGCCGCAGGGGCAATCGGGAGTGTAATATCAGAATCAGGCCTTGCCGACAGTGCATTTGAGAGCATGCTGCCGGTGATGCCCGTGATATTGATACCTTTCCTGACCGCTGCAATGCTTGCAACCGCCCAGGGGTCAAGAGTTGTTACAGCTGTTATTTCTGCTGAAATTATCGGGAAGAGTGTACTTGCAGAGATAATCCACCCTGTTCCCTTAATCATGATGATAATCGCAGGGACATGCTGTATATCATACCTGACGGACCCATACTTCTGGCTTGTTAAGAAGACAACCGGAGACGAGATAAAGACAGTCCTGAAAAACTACACCCTGCCGCTTGCATGCTACGGGATTTTTGTTTTTGTTATTGCTGTTGTGTTGTGGATGTTTGTATATCAGGCACCGCAGGCAGTTGCATAA
- a CDS encoding 50S ribosomal protein L1 has protein sequence MVERVQILNAVKSAIEKAPKRNFQESMEIIVNLRNIDMAQPKNRIDETMLLPHGTGRVEKIAVLGKGDITTQAKAAGVDLIIGPEEIERLGGEKREARQMADTYRFFLAETAVMPLVGRFLGTRLGPRGKMPQPIPQGVDIGPIVERLRKSVKFRTKDKKTFHVKVGSTGMNPDDIAENIDAVLKKVEANLESGVMNIRSVYVKTSMGPAERLV, from the coding sequence TTGGTAGAAAGGGTCCAGATTCTAAATGCCGTAAAATCGGCGATAGAAAAGGCGCCAAAGAGAAATTTCCAGGAATCAATGGAAATTATCGTCAATCTTAGAAATATTGACATGGCACAGCCTAAAAACCGTATAGATGAGACAATGCTTCTGCCACATGGCACAGGGAGAGTGGAAAAGATCGCTGTGCTTGGTAAAGGAGATATCACCACTCAGGCAAAAGCTGCAGGTGTAGATCTCATCATCGGACCTGAAGAAATTGAGCGTCTAGGTGGAGAAAAACGTGAAGCAAGGCAGATGGCCGACACTTACAGGTTTTTCCTTGCAGAGACAGCTGTTATGCCTCTTGTAGGCCGTTTCTTAGGTACCAGGCTTGGTCCGCGTGGTAAGATGCCACAGCCAATTCCCCAGGGAGTTGACATCGGACCTATCGTAGAGCGTCTCCGCAAATCAGTCAAATTCAGAACCAAGGACAAGAAGACCTTCCATGTGAAAGTCGGTTCAACCGGTATGAATCCTGACGATATTGCAGAGAATATCGATGCGGTTTTGAAGAAGGTAGAAGCCAATCTTGAAAGCGGTGTTATGAACATTCGTTCAGTTTACGTTAAAACATCCATGGGCCCGGCAGAGAGGTTAGTATAA
- a CDS encoding 50S ribosomal protein L11 codes for MGEVVEVLVPGGRATAGPPLGPSLGPLGINVKAVVDEINKKTSSFNGMQVPVKVEVDDKKNFTISVGVPPATALVMKECGIAKGSGEPNVNKVGDLPFEAAVRIAGMKFDDMLSYDMKNAVKEVIGSCVSVGVTVDGKDPKEMFALIDAGDYDSQLK; via the coding sequence ATGGGAGAAGTAGTCGAGGTATTGGTACCCGGCGGTAGGGCCACAGCAGGGCCACCATTAGGTCCGTCACTCGGACCTCTCGGAATCAATGTGAAGGCAGTCGTTGACGAGATCAACAAGAAGACCTCCAGCTTTAACGGAATGCAGGTTCCTGTTAAAGTTGAAGTCGATGACAAGAAGAACTTCACAATTTCCGTAGGTGTCCCGCCGGCAACTGCACTTGTTATGAAAGAGTGCGGCATTGCAAAAGGCTCGGGAGAACCGAACGTCAACAAGGTTGGCGACTTACCGTTCGAGGCTGCTGTCCGCATTGCAGGCATGAAATTTGACGATATGCTCTCATATGACATGAAGAACGCCGTAAAGGAAGTTATCGGTTCATGTGTCAGCGTTGGCGTCACTGTTGACGGCAAAGATCCTAAAGAGATGTTTGCCCTCATTGATGCAGGCGATTATGACAGTCAGCTCAAATAA
- a CDS encoding D-aminoacyl-tRNA deacylase, with translation MKISIVNSAKDPAGCHIREELLEMTGHSGSGIFRYFTHEIVFLETEERLIYEDNLDVRTDCDLIIFISRHTSVNPAPALTVHVTGNFKTADYGGEPESLAMAAPEWMHRTLNALLKNAPDGYSVSYEVTHHGPTDLRTPSFFVEIGSTEKEWADKDAASAVAGSLLEVLKEDSPEVIRLIGFGGNHYAARETEMALSSNAGFGHICHSREVPDADKETVIRMIKNSGAQAAYIDKKSVPKSDLRRIEKILADLNLPLLSEGEVISAGELDWETFLEIREMADEVKGAGKVKIMAISGKGELFRFGIDADLFEEALRADKSAVVKTLQKLPLVCITSLSGNLLPEFISYKENRLKLINDLITLCVKTLHKEEFTVTDNDRIIIRRVRFDPDAAKKAGVPPGPLYGKLASGNEIIIEGRKITPEMVSVVDEKIIHLEGLERYL, from the coding sequence ATGAAAATATCAATAGTTAATTCAGCAAAAGACCCCGCAGGATGCCATATCAGGGAAGAACTCCTGGAGATGACCGGACATTCAGGCAGCGGGATATTCAGGTACTTCACACATGAGATCGTCTTTTTAGAGACTGAAGAGCGCCTCATATATGAGGATAACCTCGATGTAAGAACTGACTGCGACCTGATAATATTCATCTCAAGGCATACAAGCGTAAACCCCGCCCCGGCACTCACAGTGCATGTAACGGGCAATTTTAAGACCGCAGACTACGGCGGAGAACCGGAGTCACTGGCCATGGCAGCTCCGGAGTGGATGCACAGGACACTGAATGCGCTTTTGAAAAATGCACCCGATGGCTACAGCGTGTCCTATGAAGTGACCCACCACGGCCCGACTGATCTCAGAACACCTTCTTTTTTCGTTGAGATCGGCAGCACTGAGAAGGAATGGGCGGACAAAGATGCAGCATCCGCCGTTGCCGGTTCACTCCTGGAAGTGTTAAAGGAGGATTCTCCGGAGGTCATCCGGCTTATAGGGTTTGGCGGGAACCACTATGCCGCAAGGGAGACTGAGATGGCGCTCAGTTCAAACGCGGGATTTGGCCATATATGCCACTCACGCGAAGTTCCGGATGCGGATAAAGAGACCGTCATCAGAATGATAAAAAATTCCGGCGCACAGGCGGCATACATAGACAAAAAAAGTGTCCCTAAGAGCGATCTGAGAAGAATTGAGAAGATACTTGCAGACCTTAACCTGCCCCTGCTCTCAGAAGGCGAGGTTATATCAGCCGGAGAACTTGACTGGGAAACATTTCTTGAGATCAGAGAGATGGCAGATGAAGTAAAAGGCGCAGGAAAAGTTAAAATCATGGCCATTTCCGGAAAAGGAGAATTATTCCGGTTTGGAATAGACGCAGACCTCTTTGAGGAGGCACTCAGGGCAGATAAAAGCGCAGTCGTTAAAACGCTTCAAAAACTTCCATTAGTCTGCATAACGTCGCTTTCCGGAAATTTACTTCCGGAATTTATTTCATATAAAGAGAACAGATTAAAATTAATAAATGATTTAATTACTTTGTGTGTCAAAACCTTACACAAGGAAGAATTTACTGTCACCGACAATGACAGAATAATTATCAGAAGAGTCAGGTTTGACCCTGATGCGGCAAAAAAAGCAGGAGTCCCGCCGGGTCCGCTATATGGCAAACTGGCATCCGGAAATGAGATAATTATTGAGGGGAGAAAAATTACTCCGGAGATGGTCTCAGTAGTTGATGAGAAAATAATTCACTTAGAGGGTTTGGAAAGATATCTATGA
- a CDS encoding transcription elongation factor Spt5, whose protein sequence is MSTEESENKIYAIKTTAKQERAVVDNIVEALKDHEEIRVMSIMAPDELKGYVLVESPDPIARMEQLREMVPNARTVVKGASSFHEVEHFLVPKPVVSGIDEGTIVELIAGPFKGERAVVKRVDTSKEEITVELYESMVPIPITVRGDNVRVIEKVQE, encoded by the coding sequence ATGAGTACTGAAGAATCCGAGAATAAAATATATGCAATAAAGACAACTGCCAAACAGGAGAGGGCAGTTGTTGACAATATTGTTGAGGCGCTGAAGGATCACGAAGAGATCCGCGTAATGTCAATCATGGCGCCTGATGAACTTAAGGGTTATGTGCTTGTTGAAAGTCCTGATCCCATCGCCAGAATGGAACAACTGAGAGAGATGGTGCCAAATGCAAGAACTGTGGTAAAAGGGGCATCATCATTCCACGAGGTAGAACATTTCCTCGTGCCAAAACCGGTAGTGAGCGGTATTGACGAGGGAACTATTGTAGAACTCATTGCCGGACCTTTCAAAGGTGAAAGAGCTGTTGTAAAACGGGTAGATACATCAAAAGAAGAGATCACAGTAGAACTTTACGAGAGTATGGTTCCAATCCCCATCACTGTCCGCGGCGACAATGTGCGCGTGATTGAAAAAGTCCAGGAATAA
- a CDS encoding tRNA(His) guanylyltransferase Thg1 family protein — MQEREIFSALYAVPPVIVRLDGRAFHSLTRDLDFKKPFDDNFSSAMCRVSEKLISESGLEPEFAYTFSDEISLYFTNLPFKGRIEKINSVCASYAASALLLELGLNKPLAFDSRVIMIQKDQIREYLSWRQSEAWRNHMNAYCQSALISEGKSGTETARIMKGMKSGDMHEMMFKRGVNLSETPAWQRRGTIIHKAKVLRKGFNPVTNTEVTATRTIITADKNPPLFSDTETADEYIEKLLSRGSGQ; from the coding sequence ATGCAGGAAAGAGAGATCTTCAGCGCCCTTTATGCAGTGCCGCCTGTCATTGTCAGGCTTGACGGAAGGGCATTTCACAGCCTGACAAGAGATCTGGATTTCAAAAAACCCTTTGATGATAATTTCAGCAGTGCCATGTGCAGGGTGTCTGAGAAACTGATCTCTGAAAGCGGGCTTGAACCGGAATTTGCATATACATTTTCAGATGAGATAAGCCTCTATTTTACAAATCTTCCATTTAAAGGGCGTATCGAGAAGATAAATTCAGTCTGTGCCTCATATGCGGCGTCCGCCCTTCTGCTCGAACTTGGCCTGAATAAGCCTCTGGCATTTGATTCAAGAGTAATAATGATACAGAAGGACCAGATCAGGGAATATCTCTCGTGGCGGCAGAGTGAGGCATGGAGAAACCATATGAACGCCTACTGCCAGAGCGCACTTATATCCGAAGGAAAATCAGGCACCGAGACTGCCAGGATAATGAAGGGGATGAAATCCGGAGATATGCATGAGATGATGTTTAAGCGGGGCGTCAATCTCTCTGAGACACCGGCATGGCAGAGGCGCGGAACGATAATTCATAAGGCAAAAGTGCTCAGGAAGGGTTTTAACCCGGTCACAAATACTGAAGTTACAGCCACCCGGACCATAATTACGGCTGACAAAAACCCACCCCTCTTCAGTGACACTGAAACTGCGGATGAATACATTGAAAAACTGCTGTCACGCGGCAGCGGACAGTAA
- the rpl12p gene encoding 50S ribosomal protein P1 — translation MEYIYAALILHNAGKDVTEEAVTSVLSAAGIAVNDSRVKALIAALDGVDIEDAIAKSAVAAVAAAPAAAAPAEAAPAEEEEEEEEEEDASGGMAGLGALFG, via the coding sequence ATGGAATACATCTACGCAGCACTTATTTTGCACAACGCAGGAAAAGACGTAACTGAGGAAGCCGTAACTTCTGTCCTCAGTGCAGCAGGTATCGCAGTTAACGACAGCCGTGTAAAGGCACTCATCGCAGCACTTGACGGCGTTGACATTGAAGACGCAATTGCAAAGTCAGCAGTTGCAGCAGTAGCAGCAGCACCGGCAGCAGCAGCACCGGCTGAAGCAGCACCAGCTGAGGAAGAGGAAGAGGAAGAAGAAGAGGAAGATGCATCAGGCGGCATGGCCGGTCTCGGAGCACTCTTCGGATAA